Below is a window of Trueperaceae bacterium DNA.
ACTTGCATGAGCATTTAGGAAGCCGTATGGGGGTATTTGTAATAGATTTTCTGGCAAGATTTTGCCGTAAGCAACCGTTACTGCTACATCGCAGTTGGCCTGTATAAATTTGTCTCGAAATACCGAATTAGTTTTTAAAGTTTTTGGCTGCAACAAGGGAATTTCGTTACGAGATGCCCAAATTGCTACCGGTGGCGGCCGCTTCGATAGCCCGCGACCAGCAGGTTTGTCAGGTTGGGAAATTACCAAAGCAAGATGGTGTTCCTGATTAATTATTTCCAATGAAGGGAGAGCAAAGGCAGGAGACCCGAAGAAGGCAATCCGTAAGTCGGTCATCACTATTGCTCCTAATACCAGTGTGATTTGCCGTCAGTGGAAGTTAGAGACTTGATGAAAAGCTTTGAATGACGTTGCATTTCCGCTAATTCAGATCTGTATTCATCTTTGAATTTTGCCCGCTGGCTCGCAGATAATCTGTCAAAGAACAGGATCCCGTTAAGGTGGTCGGTCTCATGCTGGATGATATGAGCCAGGCGACCAGAAGCTTTCATGGTGGTGGGCGTCCCATCAATCTTCTGGTAATTAACAGTGATAGTGTCCCATCGTTCCATTGTTTCGTAGAAGAGGCCTGGGACACTCAGGCACCCATCTGGCCCAACCTGAGTTCCTGAATGTTCAATTATTTCGGGGTTTACAAGGATATGTTCAGCCTGAACACCCCACAATTCACGTTTTTCCTCTTTAGCCGTAGTTTCGGAATAGTTACGCTCATCTTCTTCTAAAGGTGTGGTTTCGAGCGCCAAAAACAGTCTTACTGATACACCGATTTGAGGTGCCGCAAGGCCAATGCCGTTTGCGTCATATACAGTCTCAACCATATCGTCAACAAGTTTTGCCAGATTGTCATCGAACGAGGTGATAGGTTTCGCCACTCGGCGAAGAATAGGATCGCCATAATAGCGTATGGGATGTATCACACAGTTCCTCCTGTCATTTGGTAATGATTCGCAAGAACCTAGGGTTGAGGCTGAATACGAACTCGGGCACTTGAAATGAAATTTTCCCTAAGACCCTCAGGGAGGGTTACGAAAACCGGCAAAGTATAATCGCCTGGTAGAGGGTTAAGGGTAGGCAATTCTACTACGCCTGGGACCGCATTTAAGTCAGCAAGAAGGTCCTCTGGTCCCAAAAGCTCTATCAAATGGCGTTCGGAAATTATAGTGACTATCGATCCTGGTATCTTTGGTGTCCTTACGATTAATGGGACCGTTCTGGTAGTTGTTATAGGTGCAATTTTGACACTAACTGCAATTGTTTCGGGCAGGATTTCTATTGCAGAGATAGGTAAACCATTGACATCGGAAGCAAAGATCGCCAAATCATAGATACCTGCTATTGGACTTATCGGTGCCGTGACCTGGGTTACTAAGTCAAGAGTATTAGCCCGACCGCGCACTAAGACTTTATCTGGGTCAATAGACGTTTCGAATGAACGGCCTCGAGGTATTTCTCCCTGAAAGACTACAGTAACTGGTACGAGTTTTGTGGACACTACTTCTACAGCACCAATTACTTCGGACGGAGTCACTGAAATGAGGTCAATTTTGTTTGGCACAGACACCTCAATCGGATCTTCGAAGGAGCCAGGCGAGTCTGGTAGTTGTATGAAGGCATAGAGGCTTTCGGGATTCAGTCTGTTGACCCGGTTATTAGGACCTGAGATCGTTACCTCTACGTAATTTGGAATTCCACTTGCCACTTCATTAGCGTCCAGGCCTTCTATATGGATGGGGATAAGAAGGCTTCTTTGCGTTACTGCAACACTGGCTGTCGACACGAACAACCACAACATGACCGCTGCGATTATTGCTGCGACTTTGACTGGCCAGTGCTCTACTATACGAAGAATGAATGTAAAAACCGTTTGTTTTGTTACTTCAATCATTCTTGATAAACCTTGCGTAGAGCCTCTAAGACTTCTGATGGGGGTACCCCAGGTCGAAGTCGGCCTTCTTGGGCAAGACTAACCGTACCTTGTTCTTCGCTTATGACTATTACCAATGCGTCAGTTATTTCAGAAAGACCTAACGCTGCTCGATGGCGAGTTCCGTGGGTGATTGTCCAGGCCTCCTGGTAATCCGATAACGGGAATATTGCTCCCGCTGCCAAAAGTTGTTTTCCTTGTATTATTACTCCACCATCGTGCAAAGGGCCTTTAGAAGCAAATATGGTTTGCAGGAGGGCTGAGGTGACGGGAGCATCTAATATTGTTCCGCTAAGACTATATTCTCTGAGGGGAGTTCCCTGTTCTATGGCGATGAGGGCACCGTTCTGTTGCGTTGCAAGTTCCCGTACAGCAGACATTATTTCCTGGACAGGCTTTTCGCCCACGGGCCTACCAAAACGGCCTCGCCCTACCCGTTCCAAAGCCGCTCTTAGTTCCGGTTGAAAAACTACTATTAGTGCTATAAACGCAACCGGAGCAACACGGTCAAAAATCCATTTTGTTGCGTCTAATTGGAATTGCGTAGCCAACAACCACAACAAAGTGACAGCTGCAAGCCCGCGGAAAACGTTCCAGGCCCTTGTGCCAATGAGTAGCTTGTATCCCTGGTAAAGCAGTATCGCAATGATGGCAATATCGAGTAAGTCAAATACTGGACGGAAGGGTTGAAGCACCTTCAAACCGCCTCCATGGAAAATCAGATCGCTTCTGTAAGAGTGTCAAAAAAAGTAGTCTTAGAAGCATACAAGTATACCCCAATATATCATAGGCTCCGTTGAGTTTCGATTTAACTTGGTTTACGTTAGATCTCGGCAAGCTATTGCAATCTATGGGCCAACGATATGTTCTGAAGTTTGGTAGGCTTCGCTGTGAGGTGAAGTGGTGTTAGAAATTATTGAGCGGCTAGATGCTCTTCGGGGGTATCTTTGATCTATCTAGTAAGCAGCTTCGCTTAGAACAGCTCGAACCAATATTGAACGATCCCGAGCTTTGGAATTCTCCAGAGCGCGCACGCATTGTCACGCAAGAAGCTACTAGGTTACGTAAGGTTATTAATGAATTTTCTTCCCTAAAAAATGATATTGAAGATCTTCAAGAATATTTGGAAATCTCTTCGGAAGATCAAAAGGAGAACGAAGAACTCGGTGCCGAGCAAGACAGGATTGAAGGTGTTTTATCAACCCTATTCCGAGAAACACTCTTTTCTGGGCCAAATGATGAGCGGCCGGCTATCTTGACCATTAAGCCGGGAGCTGGTGGGACCGAGTCATCCGATTGGGCTGGAATGTTGCTGCGTATGTATCGGAGATTTGCAGAACGAAATGGTTTTGTGTTTGAACTTCTTGATCTTGCGTCCAATAGTGATGCTCCTAAAGGAATTGATCACGCGCAGTTTATTGTTCGCGGGGAAAGAGCATTCGGCCTACTCCGAGTTGAGGGCGGTGTACATAGGCTAGTTCGAGTTAGTCCTTTTGATTCCCAGAACAGAAGGCATACGAGTTTTGCTTCGGTGGATGTGGTGCCAGAAATTGCTGATGAAATTGAGATCGATATTGACCCTAAAGACGTTCGTGTTGACGTCTTTAGATCAAGCGGGCCTGGTGGTCAGTCTGTAAACACAACAGATTCAGCTGTGCGTTTGGTTTTTCGGGGTGGGACCCAAGATGAAATTGTCGTGACCTGCCAGGACGGGAAATCACAAATCAAGAATCGAGAGAAAGCCATGACTGTTCTTCGGAGCCGATTGTGGGAGAGGGAAGAACAACGTCGCCTCGATGAGCAGTTGAAGGCTCGGGGTGAGCAAAAAGCGATAGAATGGGGATCCCAGATACGGAGTTACGTTCTAGATAAGCAGTACATAAAAGATCACCGGTCAGGTGAGATGAGCCATGATCCAGATGAAGTTCTTGATGGTGATATCGAAGGCTTGATTTGGGCTGGCCTCGAGTGGCAATTAGGTGATAGAAACTCATGATAGTTACTTGGGTTTAGCTGATTTAAAAGCAAAAAACAATTAGAATTACAAACGGATTTGTTAGACTTAATGCTTTAGCCTAATGGTTATAATGTTATCCCATACAGTTCCTGGGTATCTCCAAAATTTGGGTTTTGTAATTGCTAAATAACTGTGGAATCAACTAACGTGTATAGAAAGAGTATGGGCTAACCATATTGGGAGAAAACCCTGAGTAGTAAGCTTCGGGTGAGATAAGGTACTGGCGTATGCATTTAACTAGCCTCCAGAATTAGTCTGTTAATCGTCTGTACGGGTATTGTGTAGGCGAAGGTAAGAGTAACGGCTAAAGGAGCTAATCATGGAAGCCGTAAAGGGGCCAACGGGACTCCGGCAATTGTTGATCGGGCTGGGTGCTTATATTCAAGGAACAGAGGTCGTCACATTCGGCGACGCGTTTGAGGAATATAAAACTCTTCAGTCTAAGAATAGTGCATTGTTGATTCCACTGATTAGTTCGGCTCCGCTAGCCATTCGGGGGGCAGATAGGATCGATTTTGTCAATGGGCAGGTTTCGAATGTCGTTAAGGAGCTGAACATAGGGGGGGTAAATCAGTCTCTGTTGCTTGATCACCGAGGTCACGTACAAGCTGAAATGAGTGTGCTAAAGCATGAGACAGATATATTTATTGCTGTTGAAAATCCCGGTGGCGTACTTGTCGAACTAGGATTCAATAATCATATAGTTTTCGATCAGGTTACTGTCCATAATTTACAAAGCAAAATGTGTACGTTTTCCCTCCAAGGCAAAGGCGCCACCATAATCCTTGAGGGAATGGGAGCCTTGCCTAACCAAGGATATTCATATGAGGGGTGTATTGATGGAATAGAGGTATTGATTTACGAGAGGGCTCGTACTGCATCGCGAGGCTTTGATGTGCATTGTAAAATTTCCGATTGTGAAGCTCTACTGTCAGGAAAATTTATGGAGCATGTTTCTCTCGGGGGTGTCGATGCAATTCAAATAGCCCGTGTTGAAGCAGGAATTCCTTCAGTAGCGACCGAAGCTAGAAATGGCGCCCTTCCTCAAGAGATTGATTTAACTAAAGCAGTTTCTTTTAACAAGGGTTGTTACCTAGGCCAGGAGATTATGGCTCGTGTCGATGCTCGTGCTCGCGTTAATCGGGGATTAGCCGGGGTAATTCTTGAGAAACCTCCGTGTTCCGGTGAATATAGGGTTGAAAATCAAGGTCGGTCAGTAGGTTGGCTTGGGCATGTCGTTGAACACCCGATAATTGGTTTGATTGGGCTTGCAGTATTGCGTCATGACTTTCCTTCCGGGAGTGAAGGTAATGTTGGTGATTCCCGTGTAAGGCGGGTTGAGATTCCATTTGAAATATCCACAAGGCAGAAACGATTTTGATTAGCCAGGTGGCAGCAGTTTCGGATTCAAAACGGTAAGCGCCCTTAGGTTAGGAGATATGCATAGGTTGATTCATCAACAGCCGGGGAGTTTAGTATGACGGAACATTGGATCCTAAGCCAATAACCTTGTTTAGGAGGTGAATTCTACTGGAGATAGCTTATTGCGATTTAGAGAATCTTGTAGGGTCAAGAGATGATTAATGTTGCACAAATGGCATAATTACAGTTAGTTAAACCTTCCAACAGAATTTTAATATTCGTTGACTGTAATCGACCCTTAAAGTTAAAGCGGCCAAGTAAAAATCAGTATGTAACAGAAATTTTGGTAGTAGTCTCAGTAGGTGAAAAAAATCATGGGAGCTTTAATAAGAAAGCTCGGGTAGCTATTTCTAGGGCTCCTAGGTGCTTACTTTCCTGGCTGGAGTTAGAGCTGTTCTAGTACAATTGGGGGTTTACAGTTTCTAGGGATCCCTCATCTACCTCACCCAAACTCCTGGTACTTTGCTCGGGCGTTAGTGGGAACTTGTATTACGATTATTTAAGGAATGAACATTAGACGGTTTTTACTCATTGCGATATTAGCCTCTTCGGGTATTTGTGCCGGTAGTGGTTATGTGGTTCGTGTAGTGCAGCCAGGGGACACAATCGGGGGAATTGCTGAAAAGTACAATATTAGCATTGATGTATTGATGCAGTATAACGATTTGGTAAGGACTGTGTTACAACCAGGCCAGATATTAAGGCTTCCTTACACGCGTTATCAAGGAGGTCAGGCAGATACAGCTCCGACTCCTCCCCCTAGCTTTCGACAACACACCTTAATGTCAGGTGAGACATTGACTGAGGTAGTAGAGAAATTTGGGATTAGTTTAGATGCTTTGGTGGGTGCCAATCCAGATCTTTCTTCTCTTGATTTGCTTCCCGTGGGAGTGGAGTTACTGATCCCACCGGTTGGCGCAGAGGGTTTATTGGTAACGATACAACCTGGCGAAACCCTGATTGATATTCTGGGGCAGTATCGGATAAATCCTGTTGCGCTAGCTCGAATTAATGGAATAACTGGTCCAAACGATTTGCAGCCGGGAATGATGATCTACCTTCCAGATGTGGAACCGACTCGTGCTCTGGAAAGACTCGCTCAGGTTAGAGAGGAAGAGCAGCGGTATCGCTGGCCAGTTCATGGGCGTATTACTTCCTACTTTGGTCGACGGAGTCTCGGTATGGGTACGTCAGGGTTCCATCGTGGGCTTGATGTTGCGGCACCTTATGGCACTGGTATTCACGCATCTAGGAGTGGGACGGTCATTTTTGCAGGCTGGTCCGGCAGCGGTTACGGCCTACTTACTAAAATTCGCCACGGTGGACAGGAAGAAACCTGGTATGCCCATCACAGCCAAATTCATGTAGACGTCGGTCAGTATGTTAATCAAGGGCAGATTATTGGAGCAATTGGGTCAACTGGTATTTCTACTGGGCCTCACTTACACTTTGAATTGCATCAACGAGGTCGTCCTGTGGATCCGCTTACTCAGCTTCGTTAGATTTTGATATCCCTCGAACCCCCGGTTTTCCACACGAGGGAACTTTCTGGTCCTGTTAAACAGGCCTAACGAATCTAAGGCTCTAGTTAGTTATCGCGTTTGTTGGGAATCACAAGAATCTCGGTGCTATGACTAACCCCGCCTAGGTTTTATTCCAAAGGATTCTTCCGCAACTTGGGCACCTAGTAACCGTTTTGCTGGCTCGAGCTTTTTGAACTACATGTATCGGTAGCTGCATCGTACAACCGCCACAAGTTTTGTTATTTTGAATGGTAACCAGGCCCAAGCCTCGGCGTGCACGCCTTACTTGATCATATTGCCTAAGGAGTTTGGGGTCGATTATATCGGCTAGGGAATTTCTCTCGTCCTGAACCAAGTTGAGGCTCTGATCCAGCGAGTCTATTCTGACTTGCTCTTCTTGTGTAAGGGATTGAAGGTGTGGCTCCAATTCGTCTAATTCTTGCTCTAGCGAGCTGACTACTTCTGAAACCTGTTCAACGCTTTCCATTAGAGGGAGGGTATCCTCTTCTAGCTCTTGAATCCTGGTAGCGAATTGAAGTTCCTGGTTTTGGAACTGGGAGGCTTCTTTAGACGATCCAGCTCTTAGCGCGCCTTCGCTTGCCTGTCGACGGCGGGATTCAAGGCTAGATAATTCTAATTCATTTCTATTCAACTCTTTGCGCAATTCAGCTTGTTCCCCAAGACGTGTTTCGAGAAGTTTATTTAGGTTGATCTTTTGTTGGCGAGTAGAAATCAGGTCTGGGGGGACCTGCCCCACTTCTTCCTGCAGAGCGTCAAGTTTTAGATCGAGATTTTGGACTTCGTCTAGTTGTTCGAGCATGGCCAACTCTCTGACCGATTCACATGCAAATCCCCGTCTGACTTCGCTTCGACGGGGATTTTGTCATAGTCGGATCCTTTTTTTCACGAGGTATAGCTTAACACGGGGGCCTTGTGCATCTCGCAATTGGGTAACTGTCACGCTGGGCAGTGTAGAATGCGCAACGTGTTTGAGGATTCTGTCGATGGTTTTATCCAAACTTGGAAATCGTTCTCTACGCGAGTCCGGTTGTTTCCTAAGGTTGAGGGGAGCCCCCTTCTGGAATGTCAAGTTACTAATTCTATTCTCCATCTTTTGGATAGAACTGGACCCTATGCCTTAACCAGTGGGGAAGTTGAAGTAATTATTAACGCCACAGGGGTCATTCATGCTTGGCAATCGACCGGGGCGCGCGAGTTTGAGGTTAAAACAATTAGCCACCTAAAGGGTACTGGCGAAGTTTTAGCTATTTCTAACGATATTATGGTCGTCGACATCGGGTTTCCCTTGGTTTTCGGTCCGGAAAAAGGGATACCTAACGGAGTTGCCGAAGGATCAAATGTTTCTGTAGAAACTTTTCCGCCTATTCATGGGTTTGTGGTTTCTGTGGTCAGGGATTCTGAGCCTATTGACGAAGATCAGTTGGTATAGCTGCCTAAGCAGCCCAGATTAATGCAACCCGAGTGAGCTTGACTCCTAATTAATTTTGCTAAACTGCAGCCTTGATGCCTAAAGAAGACCATTTATCCGTACCTCCTAGAGGCGTCGTGAAATCGGTCGAGTCAGGATCGGCTGCTGCGAGAGCAGGCATATCAGCGGGCTGGTCGTTGCTTTCGGTTAATGGCTTAGCTATCCCGGATATTCTTGCATACAGACGCGAACTCTCGACCGGGGCAGCTCAGCTGAAGCTTGGGGATCAATACGGTAAGGTAATTAGCTTTTCTGTATCTTGGGAGGACCCTGGCCTAGAATTTGAAGATGTCATATTTGATGGTATTAATTTATGCGCTAATCAATGTGAATTCTGCTATGTCCATCAAATGCCTAAAGGATTTCGGAAAAGTCTGTATTTGATGGATGATGATTTCCGGACTAGCTTTCTTTACGGTTCTTTTGTTACGTTAACCAACCTTACTGAACAAGATGTGTGTCGCATTTTGGATGAAAGGCTTAGTCCATTGTACGTGTCGGTTCATACGACTAATGCAGGTCTTCGTGACAAAATGATGAAGCCTTTAGCAGGAAAAGTAAAGGATCCCAAATCCCTTCGTATCGCAG
It encodes the following:
- a CDS encoding peptide deformylase (cleaves off formyl group from N-terminal methionine residues of newly synthesized proteins; binds iron(2+)), whose translation is MIHPIRYYGDPILRRVAKPITSFDDNLAKLVDDMVETVYDANGIGLAAPQIGVSVRLFLALETTPLEEDERNYSETTAKEEKRELWGVQAEHILVNPEIIEHSGTQVGPDGCLSVPGLFYETMERWDTITVNYQKIDGTPTTMKASGRLAHIIQHETDHLNGILFFDRLSASQRAKFKDEYRSELAEMQRHSKLFIKSLTSTDGKSHWY
- a CDS encoding TIGR00159 family protein, with protein sequence MLQPFRPVFDLLDIAIIAILLYQGYKLLIGTRAWNVFRGLAAVTLLWLLATQFQLDATKWIFDRVAPVAFIALIVVFQPELRAALERVGRGRFGRPVGEKPVQEIMSAVRELATQQNGALIAIEQGTPLREYSLSGTILDAPVTSALLQTIFASKGPLHDGGVIIQGKQLLAAGAIFPLSDYQEAWTITHGTRHRAALGLSEITDALVIVISEEQGTVSLAQEGRLRPGVPPSEVLEALRKVYQE
- a CDS encoding peptide chain release factor 2 (programmed frameshift), with product MVLEIIERLDALRGYLDLSSKQLRLEQLEPILNDPELWNSPERARIVTQEATRLRKVINEFSSLKNDIEDLQEYLEISSEDQKENEELGAEQDRIEGVLSTLFRETLFSGPNDERPAILTIKPGAGGTESSDWAGMLLRMYRRFAERNGFVFELLDLASNSDAPKGIDHAQFIVRGERAFGLLRVEGGVHRLVRVSPFDSQNRRHTSFASVDVVPEIADEIEIDIDPKDVRVDVFRSSGPGGQSVNTTDSAVRLVFRGGTQDEIVVTCQDGKSQIKNREKAMTVLRSRLWEREEQRRLDEQLKARGEQKAIEWGSQIRSYVLDKQYIKDHRSGEMSHDPDEVLDGDIEGLIWAGLEWQLGDRNS
- a CDS encoding peptidase M23 → MNIRRFLLIAILASSGICAGSGYVVRVVQPGDTIGGIAEKYNISIDVLMQYNDLVRTVLQPGQILRLPYTRYQGGQADTAPTPPPSFRQHTLMSGETLTEVVEKFGISLDALVGANPDLSSLDLLPVGVELLIPPVGAEGLLVTIQPGETLIDILGQYRINPVALARINGITGPNDLQPGMMIYLPDVEPTRALERLAQVREEEQRYRWPVHGRITSYFGRRSLGMGTSGFHRGLDVAAPYGTGIHASRSGTVIFAGWSGSGYGLLTKIRHGGQEETWYAHHSQIHVDVGQYVNQGQIIGAIGSTGISTGPHLHFELHQRGRPVDPLTQLR